Sequence from the Nitrospinaceae bacterium genome:
AGTTGTTCAAGAGACACTTCCAATTGGCTTTTTTCATCCTCCCGGCAAGTGATATCCATGGCCATACTGATAACATATCGCAGGCCATTGGGGAGCCGTCCCAGCGGACTTGAACGAAAATCCCAAACCTGTTTTTCTCCGGAAGAAGTTGTGATCGGGAAAGATCCTTCTAATTTTAATTTATCAATGCTGTAAAGCTTCTGGATTTCCTTTAAAACCTGTGGTTCTTTCTCACCACAAGCTTTCCGGGCCCAGTCGTTTATCGTAGGAATGTCTGACAAGTCATAGCCGGTCAACTGGGTCCAGATTTTATTCACCATGTGAACTTGCCCGTCCTCAGAATGAATCATCAAGGGGATGGGTGCATCCCGAACCACCCGATACAAGCGGTTTTCAGCTTCATTTAGTTTTTTCTCCACCCGTTGACGTTTTATCTCATTTTGATGGGCGCGAACCAGGTTTCCACAGGTTTCAACGAAAGGCTGTAAATATTCAACTATATTTTTATTGTAGCCTCCGTCTCGGTTCGCCAGGCAAACCATGCCAAATAATTCATTGTTGTGTATGAAGGGAAGCCCAAGAAATGAATGCAGGGGGGGATGTCCTTCAGGCAGACCTCCACGCCGAAGATCGGTAGAGGGTGCGTTCGAAATGACAGGTTCACGAGTAGCCAGCACCGCTCCGTACAGGCTGTCAAAATTGTATAACTCCAAACCCGTTTTCAAAAATTTCTTGTATGCTTTGTTGTTTTCATCTTCCCACCGAATATTTGTGTTGGCCAGGGATTTGAGGAAAGGTTTTCCATAAGAATCTTTTGTCAATTCAGCGATGAACCCGAATTCGCTCTGAGTGAGAGAAAGTGTTTTTGCCAATAACTCTTCAAAAAATAAAATGGAATTGGCTTCCTGGATAAACCGGGATTGGGCGTCAGTGATAGCGTCTAAAAGGTTATTGGAAAGGCGCAGTTTCTTTTCTCGTTGCAAATGCAAAAGACACAGCCATGCAGTCACCCAGATTGCGAACAGAGCGAGAGAGCGATTGATAAAAACTTTCCATAGTTCGCCGCCAATGGGTGATAAGAAATAACCGGTGATTGTGAGAGTCGACCCAATAATAGCCGCAACCAGAATAGCGCGTCGATCATGGAATAACAATCCGGGAATGATCAGGATAATATAGGGAACGCCTCCGGCAATGCCCAACTCCCAGATAAGATCCAACGCGAAACCTGTGCAGGCCAGAACTGTGCAAAGGCCGTAGACAAACAAGTTCAAATTTTTATTTCTAACTGATTCTAACATCCTGGGTTTGTGGCAGAAAAAAAGGGCGAGCGAAAAAATCTATAACCCCTCCAACTATCAAGCACGAGAACCAGCTAAACTCAGCCTCAGTGAAAATAGTTTTTGGGTTGTTATATGATTTTATTATGCAGTGCGCACAAGGCTTTTTAAAGGGAAATAAATAGTTTTATAAAACGAGAAATGCAGAAACAGAATAGTTTCGAACTTTCAATATCGTTACAGGTTAAGTTTTAGGGTGTGGGGATGAATGCGTGTGTTGCTTAGGTTGGGGAGTTATTTTTCTACGATTTGAGTGCCCACTCCTTTTGTGGTAAATATTTCCAAAAGGAGAGCGTGCTGGATGCGCCCATCGATGATATGTGTTTTGACCACGCCCGCCTTCAACGCATCCAGACAACATTTGACCTTGGGGAGCATGCCGTTCCGGACGACGCGGGTTTTGATAAGGCTCGACGCTTTTTTGCGAGTGAGTTCGGATATCAAGGATTGGTCCTTTCCTTGAACGCCTTGCGTATCCGTCATCAGTATGAGTTTTTCAGCTTTCAAGGCGGATGCAATACTGGCCGCCACGAAATCCGCATTGATGTTCAGCGTTTCCTGGTTTTTCCCTTTACCTATTGGGGCGATGACCGGAATGAATCCGCTTTTGTCGAGGGTGTCCAAAATTTTGGGATTGACCCGGGTGATTTCTCCCACAAGACCGAGATCGATGATTTCCGGACGGTCGGTCTCGGGAGATTTTTTAATTTTCGGATGACGCTTGGCGAGGATCAGGTCTCCGTCTTTTCCCGTGATGCCAACGGCGTTTCCTCCGTGACGGTTGATGAGAGACACGATTTCCTTATTTACTTTTCCACCCAACACCATTTCCACCACATCGATGGTTTCCTTATTAGTGATCCTCTGGCCTTGGACGAATTCGGATTGGATTCCAAGCGCATCCAGAGTTTTTCCGATTTGCGGTCCGCCCCCATGTACGATGACGGGATTGATTCCCACGTATTTCATCAAAACGATATCGCGGGCAAAATCCTCATTTAAACTATCGGAGACCATCGCATTGCCACCGTATTTAACAACGATGGTTTTCCCGAAAAATTTTTTAATAAAGGGCAGGGCTTCGAGAAGGGTTTCGGCTTTCTGAATGCTTTTTTTCACTGGGTCCTTTTAGAGAATAAACCGGCTCAAATCTTCATTTTCGATGATGTCCTTAAGTTTTTCTTTCACATGCGCCGCATCAATGGAGATCGTTTTATTCTCCAGATCGGGGGCGTCGAAAGAAATATCCTCCAGCAGCTTTTCCATGATCGTTTGCAGACGGCGGGCGCCGATGTTTTCGGTCCGCTCGTTGACCGTGGCGGACATGGCGGCAATTTCCTCAATGGCATCTTCGCTAAAACGGATGTCAACTTCCTCGGACTTCATCAGCGATACATATTGCTTGACCAGGGCGTTGTTAGGCTCGGTGAGAATTCTTATGAAATCCGCCTTAGTGAGGGAATCCAACTCAACCCGGATCGGGAATCGTCCTTGAAACTCCGGGATCAGGTCCGAGGGTTTGGCCGCGTGAAAAGCTCCCGCTGAAATAAAGAGGATGTGATCGGTCTTTACAATTCCATATTTGGTATTGATGGATGAACCTTCGACAATGGGTAGAAGATCCCGTTGCACACCTTCCCGGGACACGTCGGCTCCGCCGTGTGCACCCTGTCTGCCGATGATTTTATCGATTTCATCGATAAATATGATGCCGTTTTGCTGAGCCCGATCCACAGCTTCTTCCGCCAGTTTTTCAGGGTCGATCAGTTTTTCCGCTTCCTCCCGTGCCAGCACTTTGAATGCTTCAGGAACTTTCAATTTCTTTTTTTTAGTTTTTTGCGGAAACATGGAACCCAGCATATCCTTGATGTTATTACCCATCTCCTCCATGCCTTGCCCCGAGACCACATCGATCATGGGCGTGGACTTCTCCTGAATTTCAACTTCTATCGTCCGGTCATCGAAGCGGCCCTCTTTCAGGTATACGGCGAACTTGGTTCGGGTGCTTTCGTGCTTTTCCCTTTCCGGATCGCTTCGGGTTTGATCTCCCGCAGAAAATAAACTCCCCGGAGGCGGCGGCAGGAGAAGATCGAGCAGTCGTTCCTCGGCTTGTTCCCTGGCTTTTTGCTGGACTTCCAGTTCTTTTTCTTCACGCACCATGGTCTTGCTCAATTCCACAAGGTCGCGGACCATGGATTCGACATCACGTCCCACGTAGCCCACTTCCGTGTACTTGGAAGCCTCCACTTTGACGAACGGAGATTTGGCCAATCGGGCGAGACGACGGGCGATTTCAGTTTTGCCGACCCCGGTGGGGCCAATCATGAGTATATTTTTAGGAGCGACTTCGTCGCGCATTTCTTTCGACAATTGCAGACGCCGCCAGCGGTTCCTGAGAGCGATGGCCACCGCGCGCTTGGCCTTTTCCTGGCCCACGATAAACTTGTCCAGCTCTTTGACGACTTCCCTTGGGGTCAGAGAGGCCATGAATTCGTCCGGTTTTTTTTGATCGGGAGTTTTCATCAGAGAAACACTATCGTTCATGGAGCTACAAATCCTCAATCGTTAAATTCGAATTGGTGTAAATACAAATGGATTGCGCGATGTTCATCGCTTCCTCTACAACCTTTCTGGCGTCGAGGTCGGTGTGTTCAAAAAGGGCCTTGGCGGCGGCGAGCGCAAACATGCCTCCCGATCCGATGGCGAGAATGCCGTCATCAGGCTCGATCACATCTCCCGTTCCGGACACAAGAAATGACTTTTCCTTGTCAGCGACGATCAGCATGGCTTCCAGGCGGCGGAGCATCTTGTCGGTCCTCCAGTCCTTGGCAAGCTCTACCGCCGAGCGGGCCAGGTTGCCCTGAAATTTCTCCAGCTTTTCCTCAAAGCGCGCAAACAAAGAGAACGCGTCCGCGGTGGAGCCTGCAAATCCGCCGATGACCTTGTCATGATACATTCTTCTCACCTTATTCGCACTGTGCTTCATCACCGTGTTGCCGAGGGAGACTTGTCCGTCCCCGCCCATAGACACTTTATCGTTTTTTCGGACACAGAGAATGGTCGTTGCGTGCATCATAGGAAATTTAACTTAAAAAATTAGTAAATATTGACTCCGCCAGCGGGTCGCCTGATTTCAGGAACGCCTGGCAGGCGTTTTTTCCCTCGCTCGGGGATGTGCTTTATCGTAAGTCTCTGCCAAACGGTCGATTGTGAGATGCGTGTATTTTTGAGTTGTGGATAAACTTGAATGTCCCAGCATTTCCTGAATCGACCGCAAGTCTGCTCCCGCATCGAGCATATGGGTGGCAAAGGAATGTCTCAACGAATGAGGAGAGATTTTACCGGAAAAATTGTTTTGTTTGATATATTTTTCCACAATTTTCCGGACTCCACGGACGGAGATCCCTGATCCCCGGAAGTTCAAAAACAACGATTTTGATGCCGGAGGCAATTTGGCGGCCCGTTGTTCCCGAAATTCAATATAGGTCCGGAGGACAGCGGCTGACTTTTCTCCCATCGGGAGCAGCCTTTCTTTTTTACCCTTTCCTCTTACCTTAACCATTCGCTGTGACAAGTGCAAGTCATCCATGCGAATGCCCACCAGTTCGCTGATCCGAACTCCTGTGCTGTAAAACAACTCGAGAATCGCCCGGTCTCTCGTTGCGAGAAAATTCTTCCCTTCCGGAAGTTCCAGCAGCCGGAAGATTTCATCGACTGAAAGATAGGAGGGAAGCCTGTGCACTTTTTTGGGCGATGGAATCGTTTTGGCCGCGTTGGTTTCCAGATAACCTTCCCGGCAAAGAAATTTAAAAAAAGAGCTCAATGTGGAAAGCTTGCGGGCCATGGTCGCGCCGGATGCAGAGCTTTCGTAAAGGGAGCTCAGAAATGAACGGATGGTCAGCCGGTCAATTTTTTCCAGGTGGAAAATTTCGCCTTTTGTTCCATGTCCCGATTCACGTAGAAATTCAACAAATTGACCTAAATCGGTGAGGTAGCTGTTTACCGTGTGTGGGGAGGCGTTCTTCTCTCCAATCAGGTAAGACTTGAACTCCTGAATGTACTTGTCCAACTGAAAACTCCTTTGATTTCAATAGTATCAATCTAACTCACGGTAAAATAGAAGTCAAGGCGGGGTCGCTCTGCAAGGGCGTGGAGGCCCTGATTCAAATCTTCTGCTTTTCAGAAGTTGATCCCTGAGATGTGTCCTGAACGGATTAGCGTTTGGTTTTGGAAAATTTTGTAAGACTTATTTAGCGGTTTCGACATTACCCTCAGTTTAAAATAAAGAGAAATGATATTCTTCGAACGGTCAACAATGAGTTCCAAATAGGTCCTCTAAGAATAAAAATCATGCGAAACCTGTTTGCTTCCGGTTTAACAAATCGTTCATCAACCCTGAATACCGCTCAAACGCATATCGTGGCGGAGGCCAAGGCGAGGACAAGAAATAGAATGGGCAGGTTTTTCACGAAGAATCAGATTTTAGGAAGAAAAGGCAGCATCGGTTGCGTGTCGTTGGAAATCAGTCAGCGTTGCAATCTCGAC
This genomic interval carries:
- the xerC gene encoding tyrosine recombinase XerC; this encodes MDKYIQEFKSYLIGEKNASPHTVNSYLTDLGQFVEFLRESGHGTKGEIFHLEKIDRLTIRSFLSSLYESSASGATMARKLSTLSSFFKFLCREGYLETNAAKTIPSPKKVHRLPSYLSVDEIFRLLELPEGKNFLATRDRAILELFYSTGVRISELVGIRMDDLHLSQRMVKVRGKGKKERLLPMGEKSAAVLRTYIEFREQRAAKLPPASKSLFLNFRGSGISVRGVRKIVEKYIKQNNFSGKISPHSLRHSFATHMLDAGADLRSIQEMLGHSSLSTTQKYTHLTIDRLAETYDKAHPRAREKTPARRS
- the hslU gene encoding ATP-dependent protease ATPase subunit HslU; the encoded protein is MNDSVSLMKTPDQKKPDEFMASLTPREVVKELDKFIVGQEKAKRAVAIALRNRWRRLQLSKEMRDEVAPKNILMIGPTGVGKTEIARRLARLAKSPFVKVEASKYTEVGYVGRDVESMVRDLVELSKTMVREEKELEVQQKAREQAEERLLDLLLPPPPGSLFSAGDQTRSDPEREKHESTRTKFAVYLKEGRFDDRTIEVEIQEKSTPMIDVVSGQGMEEMGNNIKDMLGSMFPQKTKKKKLKVPEAFKVLAREEAEKLIDPEKLAEEAVDRAQQNGIIFIDEIDKIIGRQGAHGGADVSREGVQRDLLPIVEGSSINTKYGIVKTDHILFISAGAFHAAKPSDLIPEFQGRFPIRVELDSLTKADFIRILTEPNNALVKQYVSLMKSEEVDIRFSEDAIEEIAAMSATVNERTENIGARRLQTIMEKLLEDISFDAPDLENKTISIDAAHVKEKLKDIIENEDLSRFIL
- the argB gene encoding acetylglutamate kinase, producing MKKSIQKAETLLEALPFIKKFFGKTIVVKYGGNAMVSDSLNEDFARDIVLMKYVGINPVIVHGGGPQIGKTLDALGIQSEFVQGQRITNKETIDVVEMVLGGKVNKEIVSLINRHGGNAVGITGKDGDLILAKRHPKIKKSPETDRPEIIDLGLVGEITRVNPKILDTLDKSGFIPVIAPIGKGKNQETLNINADFVAASIASALKAEKLILMTDTQGVQGKDQSLISELTRKKASSLIKTRVVRNGMLPKVKCCLDALKAGVVKTHIIDGRIQHALLLEIFTTKGVGTQIVEK
- the hslV gene encoding ATP-dependent protease subunit HslV translates to MMHATTILCVRKNDKVSMGGDGQVSLGNTVMKHSANKVRRMYHDKVIGGFAGSTADAFSLFARFEEKLEKFQGNLARSAVELAKDWRTDKMLRRLEAMLIVADKEKSFLVSGTGDVIEPDDGILAIGSGGMFALAAAKALFEHTDLDARKVVEEAMNIAQSICIYTNSNLTIEDL